One stretch of Chryseobacterium fluminis DNA includes these proteins:
- a CDS encoding MIP/aquaporin family protein has protein sequence MTPFTAEFIGTLFMILLGNGVVANVVLKGTKGHGSGWIVITTAWALAVFVGVTIAGSVSGAHLNPAVTIGLAVAGKFPWGSVPSYVAAQMSGAMLGAFLVWLFHRDHFAITEDEGTKLACFSTSPAIRKASSNLISEMTGTFVLVFVIFHFADPNITLHTDTHAKIGLGSVGAIPVTFLVWVIGLSLGGTTGYAINPARDLGPRIMHALLPIKGNSDWRYAWIPVLGPIAGAAIAGILYMALTH, from the coding sequence ATGACACCATTTACCGCAGAATTTATCGGGACCCTGTTTATGATTCTATTAGGAAACGGCGTTGTGGCCAATGTTGTTCTGAAAGGCACCAAAGGACACGGCTCGGGCTGGATCGTGATTACCACTGCCTGGGCACTGGCGGTTTTTGTAGGCGTGACCATTGCAGGATCCGTGAGCGGCGCACATCTGAACCCGGCAGTTACCATCGGTTTAGCCGTTGCGGGGAAATTTCCGTGGGGATCTGTTCCGTCTTATGTTGCAGCCCAGATGTCCGGTGCGATGCTGGGTGCCTTTTTGGTCTGGCTATTCCACAGGGATCATTTTGCCATCACCGAAGATGAAGGCACAAAACTGGCGTGCTTCAGCACCTCTCCGGCTATCCGGAAAGCTTCTTCAAACCTGATCAGTGAAATGACCGGCACCTTTGTCCTGGTGTTTGTTATTTTTCATTTTGCAGACCCAAACATTACATTACATACCGATACTCATGCAAAAATAGGATTAGGATCGGTAGGCGCGATACCCGTCACCTTTTTAGTATGGGTGATCGGATTGTCTTTAGGCGGCACCACCGGATACGCGATTAATCCTGCCCGTGATCTGGGTCCCAGAATTATGCACGCCCTTTTACCCATCAAAGGAAACAGCGACTGGCGCTACGCATGGATCCCGGTTCTCGGTCCGATTGCCGGAGCCGCTATTGCAGGTATTTTATACATGGCTTTAACGCATTAA
- a CDS encoding glycerol-3-phosphate dehydrogenase/oxidase: MKRHEELEKLSTVKEWDFVVIGGGASGLGSALDATSRGFRTLLLESHDFAKATSSRSTKLVHGGVRYLAQGDIGLVKEALKERGLLAQNAAHIVRNQSFIIPNYNWWGGIYYKIGLSVYDFLAGKLSLGKTRYLSKSKAIDKLPTLEQKNLASGVVYQDGQFDDARLAVNLAQTIIEKGGSAVNYMKVTGLLKNNSDKITGVVAEDQLTKKQFEIHAKVVVNATGVFTNDILNMNNPEHGKFVVPSQGIHLVLDKSFLRSDHAIMIPKTSDGRVLFVVPWHDRALVGTTDTLLESESFEPRALEEEINFVLNTARQYLSKKPRREDVKSVFAGLRPLAAPKDGSKSTKEVSRSHKVVTSETGLISIIGGKWTTYRKMAEDTINKAMEIHHLGLTTSKTEHLSIHGNIKSSLVNTSSHLYVYGSDIPFIKALQENNPEYSEKIHPDHPFTVGEIVWAIRNEMAETIEDVLARRLRLLFLDARAAIDSTQKVATIMAKEKGLPEEWIHQQTEEFTELAKGYLLTPYSPKNTNPN; encoded by the coding sequence ATGAAACGACATGAAGAACTCGAAAAACTGAGCACCGTCAAAGAATGGGACTTTGTCGTGATAGGTGGCGGGGCTAGTGGTCTGGGTTCGGCACTGGATGCCACCAGCAGAGGATTCAGGACCCTTTTGCTGGAATCGCATGATTTTGCAAAAGCCACTTCGAGCCGGAGCACGAAGCTGGTGCACGGAGGCGTACGGTACCTTGCGCAGGGAGATATCGGACTGGTAAAAGAAGCTCTGAAAGAAAGAGGTTTACTGGCCCAGAATGCTGCTCATATCGTAAGAAATCAATCGTTCATCATTCCCAACTACAACTGGTGGGGCGGAATTTATTATAAAATAGGGCTATCTGTTTATGATTTTCTTGCCGGTAAATTAAGTTTGGGCAAAACCAGATACCTCAGCAAGTCAAAAGCCATTGATAAACTTCCTACTCTCGAACAAAAGAACCTGGCGAGCGGAGTCGTTTACCAGGACGGTCAGTTCGATGATGCCCGCCTGGCTGTTAATCTTGCACAGACGATCATTGAAAAAGGAGGGAGCGCCGTGAACTATATGAAAGTAACGGGCCTTCTGAAAAATAATTCTGATAAAATAACAGGCGTGGTGGCAGAGGATCAGTTAACGAAAAAGCAATTTGAAATTCATGCAAAAGTCGTCGTTAATGCAACCGGTGTGTTTACCAATGACATTCTGAATATGAATAATCCTGAACACGGAAAATTTGTCGTCCCGAGTCAGGGAATCCACCTGGTGCTGGACAAATCTTTTCTAAGAAGTGATCATGCAATCATGATTCCCAAAACATCGGACGGAAGGGTTTTATTTGTGGTTCCATGGCATGACCGGGCCCTGGTGGGAACTACGGATACGCTGCTGGAAAGTGAAAGCTTTGAACCCCGGGCACTGGAAGAAGAAATTAACTTTGTTCTCAATACCGCGCGTCAGTATTTATCAAAAAAACCAAGGCGGGAAGATGTGAAATCCGTTTTTGCAGGACTGAGACCTCTGGCTGCTCCGAAGGACGGAAGCAAGAGCACAAAAGAAGTTTCCAGAAGCCATAAAGTCGTAACTTCTGAAACCGGGTTAATTTCAATTATTGGCGGCAAATGGACCACCTACCGGAAAATGGCGGAGGATACGATTAATAAAGCGATGGAAATTCACCATTTAGGGTTGACCACCTCAAAGACCGAGCATCTCTCTATTCACGGAAATATAAAATCATCCCTAGTCAACACAAGCAGTCATCTGTATGTATACGGTTCGGATATTCCTTTTATAAAAGCATTACAGGAGAATAATCCTGAATATTCAGAAAAAATACATCCTGATCATCCATTTACCGTGGGTGAAATTGTATGGGCGATTCGAAACGAAATGGCAGAAACTATCGAAGACGTTTTGGCAAGAAGACTTCGTTTGTTATTTTTGGATGCGAGAGCTGCGATCGACAGCACACAAAAGGTAGCTACGATTATGGCAAAAGAAAAAGGATTACCGGAAGAATGGATCCATCAGCAGACCGAAGAATTTACAGAACTGGCAAAGGGATATTTACTAACGCCTTATTCTCCTAAAAACACTAACCCAAATTAA
- a CDS encoding DeoR/GlpR family DNA-binding transcription regulator, which translates to MEKLQPRHSDILKEIEEKDYVLVQELCEKFSVSSVTIRKDLSYLESLGLLFRNHGGASKHVRYAYEKNVDEKESINVEAKQRIAKAALSLIRENDCIILASGTTMHYLARMLKGFGPLTVLTSSLRVAIELCNNPNINIIQLGGEVRKSSTSIVGSISESILKQFSCNKLFLGVDGLDMDFGISTSNAAEAHLNQLMIECSDQVVILADSSKLNKKGFGKIAPLDKIDYLITDHKMIGEDRDRLEEIGVRVILT; encoded by the coding sequence ATGGAAAAGCTGCAGCCGAGACATAGTGACATACTGAAGGAGATAGAAGAGAAAGACTATGTTCTCGTACAGGAACTGTGTGAAAAGTTCAGTGTTTCTTCTGTCACCATCCGAAAAGATCTTAGTTACCTTGAAAGCTTAGGGCTGCTTTTCAGAAACCACGGTGGAGCGAGTAAACATGTGCGGTATGCTTACGAAAAAAACGTTGATGAAAAAGAAAGCATTAATGTAGAAGCCAAACAACGGATTGCAAAGGCCGCCCTGTCCCTGATCCGGGAAAACGACTGTATCATTCTGGCTTCCGGAACCACCATGCATTATCTGGCCAGGATGCTCAAAGGCTTCGGCCCCCTCACGGTGCTCACTTCCTCTCTGCGGGTCGCTATCGAACTCTGCAATAATCCCAATATCAACATCATTCAGCTGGGAGGAGAGGTCAGAAAGAGTTCAACTTCCATTGTGGGATCTATTTCTGAATCTATTCTGAAACAATTTTCCTGCAACAAATTATTCCTCGGGGTAGATGGTCTTGATATGGATTTCGGCATCAGTACTTCCAATGCCGCAGAAGCGCATTTAAATCAGCTGATGATCGAATGCTCAGACCAGGTCGTTATTCTGGCGGATTCTTCTAAACTCAACAAAAAGGGCTTCGGCAAAATAGCGCCCCTTGACAAAATTGATTACCTGATTACCGATCATAAGATGATCGGTGAAGACAGAGACAGGCTTGAAGAAATTGGAGTGCGTGTCATCCTTACTTAA
- the rplC gene encoding 50S ribosomal protein L3: protein MSGIIGKKIGMTSLFNEEGKNIPCTVIQAGPCSVLQVRTIEKDGYKSVQLGFDDKSEKNVGKALAGHFKKAGSAPKAKLVEFYREFVDEVKVGEEVKVDLFAEGEYVDVTGTSKGKGFQGVVKRHGFGGVMQATHGQHNRLRAPGSIGAGSDPSRVFKGMRMAGRMGGKQVTVQNLQVLKVDQEQNLLVVKGAVPGAKNSYVIIRKWN, encoded by the coding sequence ATGTCAGGTATTATTGGTAAAAAAATCGGTATGACGTCTTTGTTTAACGAAGAAGGAAAAAACATTCCTTGTACAGTTATTCAGGCGGGTCCATGCTCGGTTTTACAGGTCAGAACCATTGAAAAGGACGGATATAAATCTGTTCAATTAGGTTTCGATGACAAGAGTGAGAAGAACGTTGGTAAAGCGTTAGCTGGCCATTTTAAAAAGGCTGGTTCTGCTCCTAAAGCTAAATTGGTAGAATTCTACAGAGAATTCGTTGATGAAGTTAAAGTAGGAGAGGAAGTAAAAGTTGATTTATTCGCTGAAGGTGAGTATGTTGATGTAACAGGTACTTCTAAAGGTAAAGGTTTCCAGGGTGTTGTTAAAAGACACGGATTTGGAGGTGTAATGCAAGCAACTCATGGTCAGCACAACAGACTTAGAGCTCCGGGTTCTATCGGTGCTGGATCGGATCCTTCGAGAGTATTCAAAGGAATGAGAATGGCGGGTAGAATGGGAGGTAAGCAGGTAACTGTACAAAACCTTCAGGTATTAAAAGTGGATCAAGAACAAAATCTTTTAGTAGTAAAAGGTGCTGTTCCGGGAGCTAAAAATTCTTATGTAATTATCAGAAAATGGAACTAG
- the rplD gene encoding 50S ribosomal protein L4, whose amino-acid sequence MELVVLNTSGKETGRKVTLDESVFGIEPNQHAVYLEVKQYLAAQRQGTHKSKERSEITASTKKLKKQKGSGSARYGDIKSPTFRGGGRVFGPKPRDYRFKLNKALKRLAKKSVLSQKMRDNSITVLEDVSLDAPKTKDFITLLDALTLNGKKSLFILPEANKNVYLSSRNLPKTKVMNFNEVSSYDLVNAGEIVFFEGAVEKFQENLKK is encoded by the coding sequence ATGGAACTAGTAGTATTAAATACATCAGGAAAAGAGACCGGAAGAAAAGTAACTCTAGACGAATCAGTATTCGGAATTGAGCCAAATCAGCACGCGGTTTACTTAGAAGTTAAACAGTACCTTGCCGCACAGAGACAAGGAACTCATAAATCAAAGGAAAGAAGCGAAATTACAGCTTCTACCAAAAAACTTAAGAAGCAAAAAGGATCTGGTTCTGCAAGATATGGTGATATCAAATCTCCAACTTTCAGAGGTGGAGGTAGAGTATTCGGACCAAAACCGAGAGACTACAGATTCAAATTGAACAAAGCTCTTAAGAGATTAGCTAAGAAATCTGTTTTATCTCAGAAAATGAGAGATAACAGCATTACAGTTTTAGAAGATGTGAGCTTAGACGCTCCTAAAACTAAGGATTTCATTACTTTATTGGATGCATTGACATTAAACGGTAAAAAATCTTTGTTTATTCTTCCTGAAGCTAATAAGAATGTGTATTTATCTTCAAGAAACTTACCTAAAACTAAAGTAATGAACTTCAACGAAGTTAGTTCTTACGATTTAGTAAACGCAGGTGAGATCGTATTCTTCGAAGGTGCAGTTGAAAAATTCCAGGAAAATTTAAAGAAATAA
- the rplW gene encoding 50S ribosomal protein L23 produces the protein MSIIIKPVISEKANYLTDLRGSYSFLVNPKANKIQIKKAVEAAYGVKVADVNTMIYAPKVSSKYTKKGLQVGKTNKLKKAVIKLVEGDVIDIFAVN, from the coding sequence ATGTCTATTATTATTAAACCAGTGATCTCAGAAAAGGCTAACTACCTTACAGATTTAAGAGGTTCTTATTCTTTCTTAGTAAACCCTAAGGCGAATAAAATCCAGATTAAAAAAGCTGTTGAAGCAGCTTATGGTGTAAAAGTAGCAGACGTTAACACGATGATTTATGCTCCGAAGGTTTCTTCGAAATACACTAAAAAAGGTCTTCAAGTAGGAAAGACAAACAAATTGAAAAAAGCGGTAATTAAACTTGTTGAAGGTGATGTTATCGATATTTTTGCTGTAAATTAA
- the rplB gene encoding 50S ribosomal protein L2, producing MSVRKLKPITPGQRFRVVNNFEEITTNKPEKSLTVGISKSGGRNQTGKMTMRYTGGGHKKKYRIIDFKRNKHDVEATVKTVEYDPNRTAFIALVEYADGEKRYIIAPNGIKVDQKIISGESVEPNIGNAMKLKNIPLGTVISCIEMKPGQGAILARSAGSSAQLTSRDGKYAIVKLPSGESRMILTECYAMVGSVSNGDHQLTVSGKAGRSRWLGRRPRTRPVVMNPVDHPMGGGEGRSSGGHPRSRNGMPAKGYKTRKKNKVSNRYIVSKRK from the coding sequence ATGTCTGTTAGAAAATTAAAACCTATCACCCCAGGACAGAGATTCAGAGTTGTAAACAATTTTGAGGAAATTACTACCAACAAACCGGAGAAATCTCTAACCGTTGGTATTAGTAAGTCAGGTGGACGTAACCAAACTGGTAAAATGACCATGCGTTACACCGGAGGTGGACACAAAAAGAAATACAGAATTATCGACTTCAAAAGAAACAAGCATGATGTTGAAGCTACGGTAAAAACTGTAGAGTACGATCCAAACAGAACTGCTTTCATCGCTTTAGTGGAGTACGCAGACGGAGAAAAGAGATATATCATCGCTCCAAACGGGATCAAAGTAGACCAAAAAATCATTTCAGGTGAAAGCGTAGAACCGAATATCGGTAACGCAATGAAATTGAAGAACATTCCTTTGGGTACTGTAATTTCTTGTATCGAAATGAAGCCAGGTCAAGGGGCTATTTTAGCAAGAAGTGCTGGTTCTTCAGCTCAATTAACTTCCAGAGACGGTAAATATGCAATCGTGAAATTGCCATCAGGGGAATCCAGAATGATTCTTACTGAATGCTATGCAATGGTTGGATCTGTTTCTAACGGAGATCATCAGTTAACAGTATCAGGTAAGGCTGGTAGAAGCAGATGGTTAGGTAGAAGACCAAGAACAAGACCGGTAGTGATGAACCCAGTAGATCACCCAATGGGAGGTGGTGAAGGACGTTCTTCAGGAGGTCACCCAAGATCTAGAAACGGAATGCCGGCTAAAGGTTACAAAACAAGAAAGAAAAATAAAGTGTCTAACCGTTACATCGTATCTAAAAGAAAATAA
- the rpsS gene encoding 30S ribosomal protein S19 — MARSLKKGPFIHHTLDKKVQTNIESGKKTVIKTWSRASMISPDFVGQTIAVHNGKSFIPVYVTENMVGHKLGEFSPTRSFRGHGGNKNKGSR, encoded by the coding sequence ATGGCAAGATCACTTAAAAAAGGACCATTCATTCATCATACTTTAGATAAGAAGGTTCAGACAAACATAGAGTCTGGTAAGAAGACAGTTATCAAAACTTGGTCTAGAGCATCAATGATCTCTCCGGACTTCGTAGGACAAACTATTGCAGTACACAACGGGAAATCTTTTATCCCTGTTTATGTTACAGAGAACATGGTTGGTCACAAGCTAGGCGAATTTTCTCCAACAAGATCTTTCAGAGGTCATGGTGGTAACAAAAACAAAGGAAGTAGATAA
- the rplV gene encoding 50S ribosomal protein L22: protein MGSRKRESALARKLTNQDVVKALHNDCPSSPRKMRLVADIIRGVEVDKALYILKYSKKDASNKLEKVLLSAMANWQTKNEGADIEEANLIVKEIFVDSARQLKRLRPAPQGRGYRIRKRSNHITLILGKKEN, encoded by the coding sequence ATGGGATCAAGAAAAAGAGAAAGTGCATTAGCACGTAAGTTAACAAATCAGGATGTAGTAAAAGCATTACATAATGATTGCCCGTCTTCTCCAAGAAAAATGAGATTAGTAGCTGATATCATCAGAGGAGTAGAAGTAGACAAAGCTTTATATATTCTAAAATATTCTAAAAAAGACGCATCTAACAAGTTGGAAAAAGTATTGCTTTCAGCAATGGCTAACTGGCAGACTAAAAACGAAGGTGCTGATATTGAAGAAGCAAATCTTATCGTTAAAGAAATTTTTGTAGACAGTGCAAGACAATTGAAGAGACTGAGACCGGCACCACAAGGTAGAGGGTACAGAATCAGAAAAAGATCAAACCACATTACATTAATCTTAGGTAAAAAAGAAAATTAA
- the rpsC gene encoding 30S ribosomal protein S3 has protein sequence MGQKTNPIGNRLGIIRGWDSNWFGGNDYGDRIAEDYKIRRYLEARLSKGGISRIYIERTLKLVTVTITTARPGLIIGKGGQEVDKLKEELKKLTKKDIQINIFEIKRPELDAVLVADSIAKQIENRISYRRAVKMAIAGTMRMGAEGIKVQISGRLNGAEMARSESFKDGRIPLSTFRADIDYHIGEALTQYGKLGVKVWIMKGEVYGKRELSPLVGQQKKGGQSDRRDNRGGDRRDNRGPRKNNNNNNNNN, from the coding sequence ATGGGACAGAAGACAAATCCAATTGGTAATAGATTAGGTATCATCAGAGGATGGGATTCTAACTGGTTTGGTGGAAACGATTATGGAGACAGAATCGCGGAAGACTACAAAATCAGAAGATACCTTGAGGCTAGATTATCTAAAGGTGGGATTTCAAGAATTTATATTGAAAGAACATTAAAATTAGTTACAGTGACTATCACTACTGCTAGACCGGGACTTATCATCGGTAAAGGTGGTCAGGAAGTAGATAAATTGAAAGAAGAGTTGAAAAAATTGACTAAAAAGGATATTCAGATCAACATCTTCGAAATTAAAAGACCTGAGCTGGATGCCGTATTAGTGGCTGACAGCATCGCTAAGCAGATCGAAAACAGAATCTCTTACAGAAGAGCTGTTAAGATGGCTATCGCCGGTACCATGAGAATGGGTGCTGAAGGAATTAAAGTTCAGATCTCTGGTAGATTGAACGGAGCTGAAATGGCAAGATCAGAATCTTTCAAAGACGGAAGAATTCCTTTGTCTACTTTCAGAGCTGATATCGATTACCACATTGGTGAAGCATTGACTCAGTACGGTAAGCTAGGGGTAAAAGTTTGGATCATGAAAGGGGAAGTTTACGGTAAAAGAGAGCTTTCTCCACTAGTGGGACAACAGAAAAAAGGAGGTCAGTCTGACAGAAGAGATAACAGAGGAGGAGACAGAAGAGACAATAGAGGACCTAGAAAGAACAATAACAATAATAACAATAATAATTAA
- the rplP gene encoding 50S ribosomal protein L16 — MLQPKRTKFRRVHKMKMKGNAQRGSQLAYGTFGIKATEGAWITARQIEAARIAATRYMKREGQLWIKIFPDKPITKKPAEVRMGKGKGAVEYWVAVVKPGKIMFEIGGVPYEIAKEALRLAAQKLPVVTKFIVANDFVKPL; from the coding sequence ATGTTACAACCAAAAAGAACCAAGTTCCGTAGAGTTCATAAGATGAAAATGAAGGGGAATGCCCAGAGAGGTAGTCAACTTGCTTATGGAACTTTCGGGATCAAGGCGACAGAAGGTGCTTGGATCACTGCAAGACAAATTGAAGCTGCACGTATCGCTGCGACAAGATATATGAAGAGAGAGGGTCAACTATGGATCAAAATCTTCCCGGATAAGCCAATTACTAAAAAACCTGCGGAAGTACGTATGGGTAAAGGTAAAGGTGCTGTGGAATATTGGGTAGCTGTAGTAAAACCGGGTAAAATTATGTTCGAAATCGGAGGAGTACCTTACGAGATCGCTAAGGAAGCTTTAAGACTTGCTGCACAGAAATTACCAGTAGTTACTAAATTCATCGTTGCTAACGACTTTGTTAAACCTCTTTAA
- the rpmC gene encoding 50S ribosomal protein L29 — MKKADIKNLSAEDVQAQLADAKAQYSKMKLAHKISPLENPIQIRDLRKTIARLNTELTNKQ; from the coding sequence ATGAAAAAAGCTGATATTAAAAATTTAAGCGCAGAGGATGTTCAGGCTCAATTAGCTGATGCAAAAGCTCAATATTCTAAAATGAAATTGGCTCACAAAATCAGCCCGCTTGAAAACCCGATCCAAATCAGAGATTTGAGAAAGACAATCGCAAGACTAAATACTGAGTTAACTAACAAACAATAA
- the rpsQ gene encoding 30S ribosomal protein S17: MDRNLRKERIGVVSSNKMEKTIVVSETTRVKHPMYGKFVLKTKKYTAHDENNECAEGDTVLIQETRPLSKSKRWRLVRIIEKAK, translated from the coding sequence ATGGATAGAAATTTAAGAAAAGAAAGAATCGGAGTGGTTTCCAGCAATAAAATGGAAAAAACTATTGTTGTTAGTGAGACTACAAGAGTAAAGCACCCGATGTACGGTAAATTCGTTTTGAAAACGAAAAAATATACTGCACACGACGAGAACAATGAATGCGCAGAAGGCGATACAGTTTTGATCCAAGAAACTAGACCTTTGAGCAAGAGCAAGAGATGGAGATTAGTAAGAATCATTGAAAAAGCTAAGTAA
- the rplN gene encoding 50S ribosomal protein L14 — MLQTESRLKVADNTGAKEVLVIRVLGGTRRRYASVGDKIVVTIKDSTPSGNAKKGQVSKAVVVRTKKAVRRKDGSYIKFEDNACVLLNAAGEMRGTRVFGPVARELRDKEYMKIISLAPEVL, encoded by the coding sequence ATGTTACAAACAGAATCAAGATTAAAAGTTGCTGATAATACAGGTGCTAAAGAAGTATTGGTTATCAGAGTTCTGGGAGGAACCAGAAGAAGATATGCTTCAGTTGGTGATAAAATCGTTGTTACTATCAAAGATTCCACACCATCAGGAAACGCTAAAAAAGGTCAGGTATCTAAAGCTGTAGTAGTAAGAACTAAGAAAGCAGTGAGAAGAAAAGATGGTTCATACATCAAATTCGAAGACAATGCTTGTGTATTACTAAACGCAGCGGGAGAAATGAGAGGAACACGTGTTTTCGGACCAGTTGCTCGTGAGTTGAGAGACAAAGAATATATGAAAATCATTTCATTAGCTCCTGAAGTACTTTAA
- the rplX gene encoding 50S ribosomal protein L24: protein MSKLKIKRGDNVIITTGKKDIKGKTGEVIEVIKKEGRDPRVIVAGLNIVKKHVKPSASNPQGGITEKEASIHISNVALVGKDGKAIKVGYKIEGDKKVRINKQTGETL, encoded by the coding sequence ATGTCAAAGTTAAAAATAAAAAGAGGAGATAACGTCATCATTACTACCGGTAAGAAAGATATCAAAGGTAAGACAGGTGAAGTTATTGAAGTGATCAAAAAAGAAGGAAGAGACCCTAGAGTTATCGTTGCAGGACTTAATATCGTTAAAAAACACGTTAAGCCTTCAGCTTCTAACCCTCAAGGAGGAATCACTGAGAAGGAAGCTTCTATTCATATCTCTAATGTAGCTTTAGTTGGTAAAGACGGAAAAGCGATCAAAGTCGGTTACAAAATCGAAGGAGATAAGAAAGTAAGAATCAACAAACAAACGGGTGAAACTTTATAA
- the rplE gene encoding 50S ribosomal protein L5, with the protein MEYIARPKKAYKETIVPAMMEEFGYKSVMQVPKLEKIILSQGLGDATADKKIIDYAVEELTNITGQKAVGTISKKDEAAFKLRKGMPVGAKVTLRAHKMYEFLDRLTASALPRIRDFSGIKADGFDGRGNYNLGITEQIIFPEIVIDKVKKIQGMDITFVTTAKTDKEAKALLTHFGLPFKKN; encoded by the coding sequence ATGGAATATATAGCAAGACCCAAAAAAGCATATAAAGAAACGATTGTTCCTGCAATGATGGAAGAATTCGGGTACAAGTCAGTAATGCAGGTACCTAAATTGGAAAAAATCATCCTTTCTCAAGGGTTAGGTGATGCTACTGCAGACAAAAAAATCATTGATTATGCTGTTGAAGAATTAACGAATATCACTGGTCAGAAGGCTGTAGGTACGATCTCTAAGAAAGACGAAGCTGCTTTCAAATTGAGAAAAGGAATGCCTGTAGGGGCCAAAGTTACTTTAAGAGCTCACAAAATGTATGAGTTCTTAGACAGACTTACCGCTTCTGCTTTACCACGTATTAGAGATTTTTCTGGTATCAAGGCTGATGGTTTCGACGGTAGAGGTAACTATAACTTAGGAATTACTGAGCAGATTATCTTCCCTGAGATCGTAATTGACAAAGTGAAAAAAATCCAGGGGATGGACATCACTTTCGTAACAACTGCGAAAACAGATAAAGAAGCGAAAGCATTATTAACTCACTTCGGTTTACCATTTAAAAAGAACTAA
- the rpsN gene encoding 30S ribosomal protein S14, giving the protein MAKESMKARERKREALVAKYADKRKALKEAGDYEGLQKLPKNASPVRLHNRCKLTGRPRGYMRTFGISRVTFREMANNGLIPGVKKASW; this is encoded by the coding sequence ATGGCTAAAGAATCAATGAAAGCGCGTGAGCGCAAAAGAGAAGCACTAGTTGCTAAATACGCTGACAAAAGAAAAGCTCTTAAAGAAGCAGGTGATTACGAAGGTTTGCAAAAACTTCCTAAAAACGCTTCTCCTGTAAGATTACACAACAGATGTAAATTAACAGGTAGACCAAGAGGATACATGAGAACGTTCGGTATTTCCAGAGTAACTTTCAGAGAAATGGCAAACAACGGTCTTATCCCGGGAGTTAAAAAAGCTAGTTGGTAA
- the rpsH gene encoding 30S ribosomal protein S8 has protein sequence MVTDPISDFLTRVRNAQSAGHKVVEIPASKIKKEITKILFDQGYILNYKFEDSAVQGTIKIALKYDKQTSKPAIKSIQRASRPGLRQYKSSTELPRVLNGLGISIISTSRGVMTDKKAREEKVGGEVICYVY, from the coding sequence ATGGTAACAGATCCAATTTCAGATTTCCTAACAAGAGTAAGGAACGCACAAAGCGCAGGCCATAAAGTGGTGGAAATTCCTGCATCGAAAATCAAAAAGGAGATTACTAAGATCTTATTTGATCAAGGGTATATCTTAAACTACAAGTTTGAAGATAGCGCTGTTCAGGGAACGATCAAAATCGCTTTAAAGTACGACAAACAAACCAGCAAACCGGCGATCAAGTCTATTCAGAGAGCTTCTAGACCAGGTTTGAGACAGTACAAAAGTTCAACTGAGCTTCCAAGAGTACTAAACGGTTTGGGTATTTCTATCATCTCTACTTCAAGAGGAGTAATGACTGACAAGAAAGCTAGAGAAGAGAAAGTAGGCGGTGAAGTAATCTGCTATGTTTATTAA